The Nicotiana sylvestris chromosome 6, ASM39365v2, whole genome shotgun sequence genomic sequence gtgcTTGCTCATTTCGtggtatcatatggatcatgccaaaaggaaagaagggatagccttaacatacctgtatgATATCTTCCTTATTACTCAACCAAGCTCGACACAATGTCTTGCATCTACAACAAGTGAAATGATATTGTCGTTAACATATAATGTCGTACCATCGTATTTGGCTAGTCGTACGGCTTGAGGAAAATCGGGCAGCAACTCCCCTATTTTTAATACATCCCAAAGACCACTAAGGGTCATCAacagcccaacaacaacaactataaccaacaatagcaacaacaacaatataatccaATGTGAGTTTCTCTGATTatcttaacaatcatattgagcggcaaactcatttttactcataataagatatgaattgaatccAACTCTTATTCCATAAATTAGTTTACAACCTTCATAATATCATACTTATATGTACcatattatttctagtttaaaacaTCCATAAAATGCCTTATAAAACAGCATCATACGTCCCGCACCTTAATTTTTATCGTCAATCACttgtttttcatcttttcttgttcaatcaacttaattaacaccTATAAAAGCTTAACAAAAGTagtcacaacattatcaaattatTTATCACAATTTCCAGCCACCACAAACTATATATTTAGCCACAAAACGGTCCAACCAAAAAGACAACCATATCCTATGTCCCTTCAAGTGCATCATATGatttttcactcaaacaacacaaccaacacAAGATTAACCTTAGGCACAATCAAGAAGATGTTATACATACCTTGGATAGTAGCTAAAACTCAAAACCCTATCTCAACTTATCCCACAATATCCCTCAATCACACCATAACACCATAGAAGCATTCTTTTGTAGTCTTTAACACCTTTAATGATGATTTGAGTTGattttccttgagtttggttaTTGGGATCTTGGGATATGTTAGGGAGGGTTTTGGAGATGTTGAGAGTGTTTTGGTGTGAGTAAAATCTGTATTGTTGACGAGATATAAGGGGATAAGGCCACCGCCTCAATTCTCCAAGCAGGTGGGTAAGCTGCCTGCTTGGCAGCTTGAGCAGTGCCATTTTGGGCACttgtatctctctactccaacatcgtattgacaaacagtttgtagagttggaaactagacacatagAGCTTTAATTCTATATAAAGATATCCATGTAACTCTCAATAGATTGAGAAAAAACTGTGCCGCAACCTGACCTATAAAACTGCCAGTTTCTCCGAAGTGCGACGACGTGACTTGGCGACCTTATTTTATAAATTCATATTTCTCTACCCCGATGTCGTATGAATAATTGGTTTGGACCGTTGGGAACTAGGTTCCAAGGCCTTCATTTtgatatataatatgtcccaaaaagacgTCATTTAACACATGAAATGTATTGCTCAAAACTCttcattacaaggcaaatccttagtcggtttttccgcaacttaaatccgatttttcttaAACTTTATATTTCATATCAAAACATCATATATAGCCATATCATgactttaaactcatttaaatcatgattaacaagtctcatattcatcttgACTTACTTAAGACTTCAGTAAACCTTTCTTATTCTTGTAGAAGGATTTCGTCCTTTTTGAGTTTACATTAGATAATCCTATAATGACAGTGACGTCTGAAGTACGGGGTGTAACAACATTAAATCTCTTTATATACTTTTAAAGAgtatctcatttctgagcttaaatcaattgacttacgacatactttcacgtacaaaaacatgAGGTGTAACAATATAGATGAATTGAGAATCTGAAAATTGTATTAGAACTAATAAAGGAAAAATAGTAGagtgaaaaataaattaaaagaagtAGCTCAAAGCTATAAATTGTCATCTAGAGTCTCTAGTCTCTAGTATATGTTACTTCTGCATGCTAAAGGAAGAAAAGTGATCTTTGCAGCATACATAGGGAAGACGCAACTGAGCAAGATGCAACAAAGATGCCATTAGGAGTCGTTTAGAAACAAGTTATGCAAAATATAAAACAAGTCGTTAGAAACAAGTAATTATGAAAAGAAATCAGCCAATAAATACAGTTAAATTCTATTCGATATAAGTTCCATCAGTATAAAATTTTGACACCCTTAAcattaacaaaaataaaaaactacTAAAATTGATAAGTAGATACGTATATCAGCAAACACACAAATCCCACGAGTCGTGATGGCAAGTCGTAATGGCATTTAACTTAATTTGCTAGGTAAACCAACTAACATAATATCATCTAATTAGAagatcaacaataaataaataaaaataaaaaaggaaatttGATGCAAACTATTTAAAGAACCGTACAAGTCATGAACAACTGAAATTTGGAACTTCAATGTTGGTATGAGAAAAaaacattatttgtttgaatatACATAAACACAAATACAAGTTTTAAACTACCATGAACAAGATGGCAGCTAATGTCTTCAACGCTCGCTCTAGAACTCCGCAATAGCTCAACCCCAATTTCTGCATGCAAAGTAcataagtatagtatgagtacaactgaacTCATGTACTtggtaagtatcaagactaaccttaaAAGAAGTAGTGACAAAGTTTTAATCAAAGATACTCACTGTATATAACCTGTGCAGCTCATAAGCATATACAACAACAGAGAAACGACCAAGCAACAATGGATATTAATAATAAGGTTCACACTCAAAGAGGATGATAATAAGCATACTTTTGGATAACAAGGTAAAAAGCATATAAAAATGCCCCAATCCCGCATATAAAGGAGATATATAACAAGTAGCTTTAACTCGAATACTTCTACTTTAATGTAGAGTGTCTATACATGATAAAGAGTTAAAGACCCAATTTCACATTAATTTTCAAATAGCATTTATACGAATACTTCTACATGAGTCTAAAATATTTATGCATGGCGAAAATTCAACATATACATCAATTAACGCCCTAAAAGTGTCCAACAATACACTAACAAGCTAAGTCTCATGCATATGTAAAATGCATGAATTTGCATATGTCGATGATATACATGAATGCTTCTACATGAATCTAGAATGTCAATGCATGCTCAAGACTCCACCATAACTAATATCCAGCATATCCCATATGCTCCAACATGATCCAGCACATCCTATGTGCTCAAACACAATACATGTATCACCTGCGCTCACAGAATCTAAGGTAAAATGGGTAATCACCTGACTTTGGAGGGATAAATCCATATCCAAGCGCCCGCACAGAAACTCATCATGCCATAACATATTAATATCACAAGAACAGCACGACATAGACCAGCCATAACAATATCAATCGCATGGACAATTCACGTGTCATAATCATCTCAactacacggacaactcacgtttTATAATCTTAGTCCATATAAAAGAATCTTATGCAGGAATGTATGCATATGAAGAGATAAGCATGTATGCACTTGGACAGAGAAATAACCATGCAGGGATATATGCATGTGTACATGAGATGATCTCTACGCATGATGTATGCATATGTATAACGTACGACTATATCTCCAACATATAATCCAACATACAAATAGCCATTATGTCCAAATAAAGCATAATAAACGTAGACATGACTTACAACATGAATAAGAAAGCTCAAGTAGCTATACAAATAACTAAAGCATATCACAAATAAAGTATGTACCAAAACAAGGCATAACGAAGCTTAAAATATGCAGCGAGTATGTTGTAACCTTAGAACCCGGATATACGCTCGTCATCTCTCATATACGTCACTCCCAAACGCATAACATATAACATGTAAGCCTAATTTTAGAAAATAGTTCCTCAAGTTGAGGTtaagcaagatacttacctctaAACTATTCCAACAAGTCTGAATGACTAATTGGACTTGATTAAAGTCTCAAAATACGAATCGAAGTGCAATAACATAAAAATCAAACTTGTGAACTCTTAAATTCTTCAAATTGCCAATTTTCAACTTAAAGCGCCGAATCAACCCCGGGCCACCCGAGATCCAATTTGAATATATGTATcagtctaaaatcatcatatgaacttattgaAATCTTCAAATCCCGATTACGAGTCCGTTGACCCAAAATATTGATTTTGGTCAACTCTCTTAATTTTAAGCCTCTAGTCATGAACTAGGTGCTTTAAATCACTACCGAACCCCATTCGATCCATTCCATCCACGCTCGCAAGTTTGTCTTTTGGTGTTTAATCGATGTATTGTTCCATGTCATATTAGTTACATAATAATACTCCAATTGGCGCATTAAATTTGTAGAGAAATGTATATTTTTAGTCACTCCGAAAAGTGTAAAAATTACATGGGATAACCActtttaaagtggtatttactttttatccagtatttttaatgTTGGACAAAAGTAGCCACTAGTCTACAACAATggcccagtgtaatcccactagtggggtctgggcagggtaatgtgtatgcagaccttaacCCTACCCCGAtggcagagagactgtttccaggagaccctcggctcaagaagacgacaagagacgatatattagtaacATCAATAgagtcataataaaataacagcaaaagtagccactagtctattaaaattaatataaaaagacggtgttaccctttcttctatctcttttctcTCCATGTTCTCTTCCTTGCTAGTCTCTTCGTCTTCCTAGGTGTCAAAGTaacgaaaaataaagaaagtaggGATAGATATCTCGCCTTAGCTTTTATCTCAGAATGCAATTCCTTTTGGAACGGCTATCCCATATTTAGAACACACGCCTTTTGGATTTAGTACTTCATCCcatatttctttttctctttgtttgaatGTGTAGAGTTCCTTAaattagagttccaagttcaaaaaataagaatatgtagtcctgaacttagagttacaagttcaaaagttaagaacagGTAGTTctaaacttagagttacaagctcaAAAACTAAGGACATGTAATCCTTAACTTAGACTTGCAAGCTCATAAATTAATGATAActagtcctgaacttacagtaacAAGTTCATAatttaaggacacttagtcctgaatttagagttggaagttcaaaaattaaggacacttggtccttaacttagagttacaagcacagaaattaaggacaggtagtcctgaacttcgagttctaaattcaaaagttaaggacatatagtcctgaacttagagttacaagttcaaaagttaagaacaggtagtcctaaacttagacttacaagctcataaattaaggacaactaatcctgaacttacagtaacaagctcataagttaaggacacttggtccagAACTATATGAGCAGAATGGTATTTTCGTCCGGAcgggtaaaaatttattaaagcaGAGCCTAAAAACTAAAacattttaaacagtggcttaaaagtaaatacatatgCTATTAGCCCCCCCCCCGAAAAGTTGTCGACAAAATGATTTTTTTGTAAatgtatacatataatatacatattttatacacCATTTGGCTACGGAATGCAATTAGTTTTGGCCGACggacaaatattatatttttccaTAAATTATACCAGGATTAGCTATGCTAGATTCAAAATACAAACCAAACACTGGATTCAAATACCAAATTTTACACCATGATTTTGTTTCATTTAATACATCAAAACCAAACAAGTGCATGATGTTCAGAGTTACTAAAATTGGAAATTGGAATAGAAAATAGGGATTCCAGTGAACCATGCCCAGTATAAGATTCTAGTTCATTACACGGCAAGTAACCTTGCTCAATGCTGGTCCCTATTCGGAGCTTTTTGCCCAGAAACTTAATGATACGTGATCATAATGCATAGTTTCCAGTAATGGGTACAAACTCACCACCTCAAAACACAACAGGATAAGATGACATCTTCCATATTCCAGGTGATGATGCCTTTTCGAATGTAAATAAGAAAAAACATGAAATAGAACAAACTTAACCAGTATTCTGCATTCCAGCAGCAATACCCTTCATGGTCAAGATGAGTGTGTCCTCCAAGCCAGGGGCGTATTCGCTAGTCGGGTTCAGCTTCACAAGTTCAGCAGCTGGCTTTGATTCCATGTATTCCTTGGATATGTGTGGCCTTGGTGTGACACTGTAGTTTGGGTCACGAATACGCTTTAGGGTGTAGGCTTGGCACACGTTCAAAGTTGTGATATAGGAGTCACGCAACCTGAGTCGTTGTCTCAAGTAGGGGTCACCCTCCAAAAGATCCTTGTGTCCAGCAATCTAtcgaaaaaggaaaagagaggttTAGATGTGATAATGTAGAACAATCAATTGCGAAGCAATCAAGCACGATAAGTGAGAACTGATccttttgagaaaatatttaccTGCAGCAGGAGGCTCTTTGTCTCTTCGTAGTTTGACCTCAGTTGTTCACCGAAGGACCACAAATCTTCTGAAACCAGAAGCTTGTCGTATAATGCAGCAATGCTGGGGTTTCCTTTGGCAAACACCATTTCAACCAAATCAATTGTTACCCTAAAGAATGGCCATGCATTGTACATTTCCTGCAGCATGCGGAGGTTTTTGATATccttgttgatggcatacttaaATGCTGCTCCAAAGCCGAGCCACACGGGCAGATGGAATCTAGTCTGAGTCCAGGCAAAGATCCATGGAATAGCTCTAAGTGATTCTATGCCTCCGCTGGGTTTACGCTTTGATGGACGGCTGCCAATGTTCATTCGACCATACTCTAACTCGGGTGTGGCCTGCAATATTCATGATTGGTAAAAACTAATTACAAAACTCAAGGCAATATTTGTCACATCTACAACTAATAACCAAGTTCATTTCTAGCATACTTACCAGGCGGAAATACTCAACGAATCGGGGTTCTTTAAAAACTATTGATCGATACTTCTCTGTAGCAACAACTGCAATTTCGTCCATAAGTGCACGCCATTCTGGTTTTGGAGAAACTGGTGGATGCATCCCATGTTCAAGGGTAGCAGCAGTAAAACGCTGAAGTGTCCTAAAACACAAGTGTTCCTCCCCAAAACATTGCTCAATGACCTCACCCTGAACTGTAACACGCAGATTTCCATGGATTGTATCGGGTGGTTGAGACAATATAGCAAGATGGGTGGGGCCACCTCCTCGTCCAACAGTACCACCTCTGCCGTGGAACATAGTTAGCTTCACGCCGTACTCCTTGGCAACTTTTACAAGCTCCTCTTGAGCCTTATACAGCTGCCACGCTGCTGATAACCGACCTGCATCCTTGCCAGAATCAGAGTATCCGATCATGACCTCTTGCTTGCCATTTATCCGGTTTCTGTACCACTCAACTGAGAAAAGACGTGCAACAGCAGCAGGAGCAGCATCCAGATCAGCCAACTTCTCAAAAAGTGGAACAACTCGTAAAGGTTGCTTCACTCGGCATTCACGCTGTAGAAGCTCAACTGCGAGCACATCAGATGGTGCAGTGGCCATTGAGATGATGTATGCCCCGAAGCAGTCAGCTGGGAGTTCGGCTATGACATGGAATGTGTCCAAAACGTCGGCAATTTCTTCAGTTTTTGGAAGATCAGGTCCAAATAAAGGTCTCTTGCCGCTGAGTTCAGACAGAAGCCACTCTTGTTTACGTTCTTCAGACCATTCTCGATATGAACCAATTTCTAAGTGCTGAGTAATAGCATCAAGCACATCGGTATGGCGGTCTGACTCTTGTCTTATGTCAAGTCTCACAAGTGAAAGTCCAAAGGTCGAAACTTGTCTTAGGAAATCCAGAAGGCTACCGTCAGCGATGGACCGATCACCACAAGCACAAAGAGATCTGTAGCAGAGCTCAAGAGGTTCCAAGAACTACAGAAAACATATGACCATATTAGTGTTATATGACCAAAGAGACTAAGTGAACTTTCACTCCTTAATTTTAGGATGTTCTGTACATAGAAAGCAGTCACATGAAAAGAAAAGGTGTAGTAGTATAAAACCTGCTCAATATTAGTATAAGTTGCTTCCTCTGGAATTTCAGAGTATCCATGGGCTAACAGTTGGCGAGCACGCTCGCGTGTCTGATACAGCTTATCTCTCACATCACCAAGAATTACCCGATAAGGTTCATTTGGAGGAACTTGCTTCCAAAATTCTGCATTAGAAGAAAATGTTGAAAGGTCTGAGAATATGCCATTGCTCTGTCCCAAAGAATTATTCTTTTTTTGGAGGAAAGGAACATCTGTCTAAGAGAAATTGAGAGAGCTGGTTTGCAATTTCTAAAAAATCAACACTGACCAGAGCAACAAATGCTAGAACGACCTCTTTTTCTCTGTTTAAAATCATAAAAAGTAACACCCTTTCcttacttttctttttcttttttgataggcAATAATGAAAATAACACCCTTGTCTCACTTGAAAGGCGAAAATTGACTCATATTGCAAACAAGCATTTAACACATTCCTATCAAGTCATGCAAATAACGAGCTTTTTTCTTGGATTCAATTTCATGGAACAAGCTCAATAGCAATCACGAGTTACCTATGTAGTGTTTTGCATCTCTCCTTGAAGAACTGTGGAGTACTTCATCTGATCGCACGCGAAGCTCATCGTTGCAACGCCACATAGATAACTAAAAGAATGTGCAAgttagaaaaaatataaaatagtgTTGAAAAATGGCGCAACATCTCAAAATGGATCAAgacaaaagtaagaaaaacatGTCGGATACCTCAAACATGAGGTCCTCTATTTGTGAATAGTACAAATTGGCTGCCATCATTCTGGCCAACAAGCAAACATCTCTTGTGACCTCAGGCGTCACTCTTGGATTACCTATATTTAGAAGGGCAGGGTTGACAGACATATGAGGAATATTTACTGCATTTagcaactacgaaatccatgtcCGGCATATATTAAAAAAATCCTTCCCAGAGGAGCAGAAGGAACATTTTGCTGTCATCCATCCCTTCAAAATACAAGGAACATTTTGCTGTCGTCCATCCCTTCAAAATACATTTCAAACCTCTTTGTAACAACATCGTTTGTATGACATTTTtttgacttttatagtgaagGTTGTTATATACCTATAACAACATTTGACGTTTAGATATTAATGCGCCGTTATAgacaaaaattatcaaaaatcaatttttccccttttattgttacatttaaaacataagaaaattatttaaatttaaaatctcaaCAGATATGCATAGTTTACTAATTAAATATTAAAGAAAGCTAAGTAAATTCATAACTAAATGTGCAACGATTTAAAATTTTGTGCAATGAAATGAAAATATTCAAGAATATCTTTAAATTAAATTGAATAAAATCTTTAAGTATGGATGTAACATAATATTCCTTATCGTACGTGGTGCATTAAAGTCTTTAGACTTATTATTCGTAATCTTAGAAATTTTATATGGTCGTTATAGAGGGATAATTTAACAAAACAACCTTATGTTACAAAGATGGTTGTTGTTGTCATAGGTAAAAGGTTGTTACAAAGATGGTTGTTGTTGCTATAGACAAAAAACTATTATAGAGAGGTAAAATATAACATATAAAATGGGTTCCAAAAAAACTTGGCTTTTACATTGATGACTATTATCGAAGTGTGTTGTTATAAAGCGGTCTTACTGTAATATAATCCCATTTCATTTTTTTGTCCTCAACTTTCAGCTAATGTAAGTGGAAACATTCTCTGCAGGAGAGGAATCATACCATCACGATCACCACCCATCCAAGAGGAGAATTGAATAAGAGGTGCATTATAAGGAACTCGTTCATCAATCCCTATGTTTTTGAGAGCTGTATCAACACGGCGCAGGAACTTTGGTACGCCCTTCCAAATTGTTTCATGGAAATAGCTCATTCCAGCTCTCATTTCATCTTGTGGAGTTGGAGGAGTTCTTCGGATCTCATCAGTGCGGAAAGCAGCTtgaatctgcacaagaagtaaGCAGCAGACAGTTGTGAAAAACGAACTACCTCCAATGTTTCAGGATAAAATACAATTCAGATTAAATGGTTGTGTTACTGCAGGAAAAAAGTAAGCACATCCCTTCAAAATTATCGATCTACGTGGAGGTTGAAACATAGTTAGATTCAGTGTAAAAGGATAGAGTAATAGTACAACTGATACTTTACTCAACCGCCAGAAAAGCAAGGATTACTTGCATTACTGTAGTGGCCATCTCATGCAAATAATTCAGCTTCATAGTGACTGACTGATTAGAACAAAGTCATAGAAGCTTTCCACACCAAAATTTCACAAAATTCTATAAATAGAAAAAGTTTTTGACATCAAATGTTGCAACTTTGTTGCACcagtaaaagcacaaaggttcAGTACATTTTAAGTAGAGCTCCTACCACTATAACATGCATAATTTAAGTTTTGGAGTATTAACTGAATAACCAAACAGAATCTACAATAAGTTAtaagataattttggttttcCAATCTTATGCAAATTCTTTAATGTTTCCCATCTAGAAAGCTTAGAGAGTAAAACTACACTAATATATGATGCGGCATAGATAAATAAGATCGAATTTCATTCAAGGAAAACCACATGCATTAAGTAACTAAACTTTGATAATTACCTCCCTCTGTAAAGCCTCATCAAGCTCCTGCTTATCATCAGGTGTTATGTCTTTGGCATACAACTGAGCCAAGCAGTTGCGGATCCTGAAAATTTAGTTATAGAGTAAGGTTATAGTGGAAGAAACTAAACAAATTAAGAATGCAAGAAATTTGTTTGGGCAGAAAAGAGAATTTCCATCTACACTGATTAGAAAAACAAAAACGAAGCATAAAATTGACAAAAAACATGGTGATTAGAGACCAAACCTTCCATGCTTTTGAAGCAAAGATCTTCGGACAGATTGAGTAGGATGAGCAGTTAGGACGAGATCCACAGTCTGATTTTTCAGAGCATCAAAAACTTCTTGAGGGGACTTCTTCAAGTCCCCCACCAGTTTCTTAAAAGTTTCTTCAATATCTGATTCAGTTGTTGCATTGCTCTCATCGACAAAATCCCCCGTTTTCTTCAGCTTTTGGCGCCGGCGGTAGGCGATCTGAACCTCCTCGGCCAAATTGGCCAAGTTAAGCATGTGAGAGAAAGCTTTAGCAATGACAATTGAATCCCCTGGATCCAAACTTGTTAATACATTGCCAAGCTCCTCCAGTTTCTTCGGATCATGCTTTCCTTCATACTCGGCAGAAAGCTCATAGCACTCTTGGACCTAGAGTGATATTGAAGAAATCAAAGACTTTAACGTTGACCAGTCTTTTACAAGTACATCTCAATTGATTTACGATGACAGAAGCCTCCGCACCAAGTTTAGAATTTCAAATCACCGCATACGTTGATTTCGTCTACTCTACTAAACTTGTCAAACTACTAAAAAACGAGCGATCCACCAAGAATGAAGTAGATTACATCTAGCAATAAACCAGATTAAAGCTAACACAGAAATTCAATCTTTAGCTTCAAGCAAGAACTAGATTAAAAGTGGAAGAGAAACAACACCTTTTCTTTGTTGAATTTAATCGAGTTCAAACTAGTCAATCTTTCACAAGTATATTAATTAATTTAATCAACTCAATGAACCACTTGGTCAACCCCAAGATTAGGATTTTTAATCACCATAAACATGAAGATTTTGTCTACTCTGTTAAACTAACACAGTCTGACAGTCAAACTACTAAAAATGAGTCATCCACCAATAAGTAGTACAAACATGTTAGACCCAAGTGTTTGGGGTCAACTCGgtcagaacaacaacaacaataacaacataccaAGTGTAGTCACACAagtggtggggtctggggagggtagtgagtATGCAGCCTTGACATAAAATCCAATCTTTTATTCCTTTCTAGATGATTTAAAAATTCAATCTTTAGCTTCAAGCAATAAACCAGATTAAAAGTGGAAGAAAAACACcaccttttttttcaaatttaatcAAATTCAAACTGGTGTATCCAAAAACCAAAGTAAAATCACAGAACTTCATCATTATTAAATGAAGAATACACAGCACCAGAGACCACTTTGGAAGATGATTGACAATTGACTATCCAATAGCGTTTA encodes the following:
- the LOC104217758 gene encoding phosphoenolpyruvate carboxylase, which translates into the protein MANRNLEKLASIDAQLRQLVPGKVSEDDKLIEYDALLLDRFLDILQDLHGEDLKETVQECYELSAEYEGKHDPKKLEELGNVLTSLDPGDSIVIAKAFSHMLNLANLAEEVQIAYRRRQKLKKTGDFVDESNATTESDIEETFKKLVGDLKKSPQEVFDALKNQTVDLVLTAHPTQSVRRSLLQKHGRIRNCLAQLYAKDITPDDKQELDEALQREIQAAFRTDEIRRTPPTPQDEMRAGMSYFHETIWKGVPKFLRRVDTALKNIGIDERVPYNAPLIQFSSWMGGDRDGNPRVTPEVTRDVCLLARMMAANLYYSQIEDLMFELSMWRCNDELRVRSDEVLHSSSRRDAKHYIEFWKQVPPNEPYRVILGDVRDKLYQTRERARQLLAHGYSEIPEEATYTNIEQFLEPLELCYRSLCACGDRSIADGSLLDFLRQVSTFGLSLVRLDIRQESDRHTDVLDAITQHLEIGSYREWSEERKQEWLLSELSGKRPLFGPDLPKTEEIADVLDTFHVIAELPADCFGAYIISMATAPSDVLAVELLQRECRVKQPLRVVPLFEKLADLDAAPAAVARLFSVEWYRNRINGKQEVMIGYSDSGKDAGRLSAAWQLYKAQEELVKVAKEYGVKLTMFHGRGGTVGRGGGPTHLAILSQPPDTIHGNLRVTVQGEVIEQCFGEEHLCFRTLQRFTAATLEHGMHPPVSPKPEWRALMDEIAVVATEKYRSIVFKEPRFVEYFRLATPELEYGRMNIGSRPSKRKPSGGIESLRAIPWIFAWTQTRFHLPVWLGFGAAFKYAINKDIKNLRMLQEMYNAWPFFRVTIDLVEMVFAKGNPSIAALYDKLLVSEDLWSFGEQLRSNYEETKSLLLQIAGHKDLLEGDPYLRQRLRLRDSYITTLNVCQAYTLKRIRDPNYSVTPRPHISKEYMESKPAAELVKLNPTSEYAPGLEDTLILTMKGIAAGMQNTG